A single genomic interval of uncultured Sunxiuqinia sp. harbors:
- the folE gene encoding GTP cyclohydrolase I FolE, which translates to MEESFNGEQSGYRRIERFNSEKTKKISEHYREIIDLLGENTTREGLEKTPLRVAKAMQYLLQGYEQDPEAMLRSAMFKEDYRQMVIVKDIEIYSMCEHHMLPFIGKAHVGYIPNGYITGLSKIARVVDAFSRRLQVQERLTLQIKECIQETLNPLGVAVVIEAQHLCMQMRGVQKQHSITTTSDFTGAFERVATREEFIKLISSKLS; encoded by the coding sequence ATGGAAGAATCATTTAATGGCGAGCAAAGTGGTTATCGTCGTATCGAAAGATTTAACAGTGAAAAAACAAAAAAAATAAGTGAGCACTACCGGGAAATAATTGATTTGTTGGGCGAGAATACAACAAGAGAAGGCTTGGAAAAGACACCGTTGCGAGTTGCTAAAGCAATGCAGTATTTATTACAAGGATATGAGCAGGATCCCGAGGCTATGTTGCGTTCGGCCATGTTTAAAGAAGATTATCGCCAGATGGTAATTGTGAAAGATATTGAGATTTACTCGATGTGTGAACACCATATGTTGCCATTTATTGGCAAGGCGCATGTAGGGTACATACCAAATGGATATATTACCGGACTGAGCAAAATTGCCCGGGTTGTTGATGCATTTTCCCGTCGTTTGCAGGTGCAGGAGCGACTCACACTGCAGATAAAAGAGTGCATTCAAGAGACCTTAAATCCGCTGGGGGTTGCCGTAGTTATTGAGGCTCAGCATTTGTGCATGCAGATGCGGGGAGTACAAAAACAACATTCAATAACAACAACTTCTGATTTTACCGGCGCTTTTGAACGTGTTGCCACCCGCGAAGAATTTATCAAATTGATAAGTTCGAAGCTGTCATAG
- a CDS encoding Lrp/AsnC ligand binding domain-containing protein, protein MNKENTNPLPQIDELDEKILRLITKNARIPFLEVARECGVSGAAIHQRVQRLLNLGVVSGSEFIVNPSKLGYNTCAYMGLFLEKAKFHASVVEALSKIPEIVECHYTTGSYAIFVKIQTKTNNDLKRIIDEEMQDIEGIARTETFISLEMEFKRQVPIK, encoded by the coding sequence ATGAATAAAGAAAATACAAATCCGCTGCCACAAATAGATGAATTAGATGAAAAGATTCTACGGCTTATTACTAAAAATGCCCGTATTCCATTTTTGGAGGTTGCCCGGGAGTGCGGTGTATCCGGAGCTGCTATTCATCAGCGCGTACAAAGGCTTCTAAATTTAGGCGTTGTTTCCGGTAGTGAATTCATTGTTAATCCATCAAAATTGGGTTACAACACCTGTGCATACATGGGATTATTCCTTGAGAAAGCAAAGTTCCATGCTTCGGTAGTAGAAGCGTTAAGTAAAATCCCGGAAATTGTAGAGTGCCATTACACAACGGGATCGTATGCTATTTTTGTAAAAATTCAAACAAAAACCAACAATGATTTGAAACGAATCATTGATGAAGAAATGCAGGACATTGAAGGTATCGCACGCACAGAGACATTCATTTCGTTAGAAATGGAATTTAAACGACAAGTACCAATCAAATAG
- the rfaD gene encoding ADP-glyceromanno-heptose 6-epimerase yields MIVVTGAAGFIGSYMVGKLNQEGFQDLILVDKFNDPLKISNYISKTYNQLLDRDNFFEWLNDNHQFVQCVIHLGARTDTIGQEPEIYKQLNFDYSKRLWKSCVQFGLPLVYASSASTYGDGEFGFDDDHHLIDQFKPLNCYAQSKHDFDLWALAQEKKPYFWAGLKFFNVFGPNEYHKGRMASVVYQAFNRVTETGKMTLFRSHRPAYKDGEQARDFIYVDDVADVMLHFMKTRKHSGIYNVGTGTARTYVDLAKAVFKAMDMKEDIRFVDTPEDIRDNYQYYTCAKIEKLRKTGYNRPFTKLEDAIDDYIKSYLTAEYCY; encoded by the coding sequence ATGATCGTTGTTACAGGTGCTGCAGGATTCATTGGAAGCTATATGGTGGGAAAACTTAATCAGGAAGGATTTCAGGATTTAATCCTTGTTGACAAGTTCAACGACCCTTTAAAAATCTCGAACTATATTTCGAAAACGTACAATCAACTCCTTGACCGCGATAATTTTTTTGAATGGCTTAACGACAATCACCAGTTTGTTCAATGTGTCATCCACCTTGGCGCAAGAACTGATACCATCGGACAAGAACCTGAAATATACAAGCAACTTAATTTCGACTATTCGAAACGCCTTTGGAAAAGCTGCGTGCAATTTGGGTTACCATTGGTTTATGCCTCGTCAGCTTCAACTTACGGCGACGGCGAATTTGGATTTGACGATGATCATCATCTTATTGATCAATTCAAACCCTTAAATTGTTACGCACAATCGAAACACGACTTTGATCTCTGGGCGCTTGCTCAAGAAAAAAAGCCATACTTCTGGGCTGGATTAAAATTCTTCAACGTTTTTGGGCCAAATGAGTATCACAAGGGCAGAATGGCTTCGGTTGTTTATCAAGCTTTCAATCGGGTTACTGAAACTGGCAAAATGACTTTATTTCGCTCTCACCGCCCGGCATATAAAGATGGAGAACAAGCACGTGATTTTATCTATGTAGACGATGTAGCTGATGTCATGTTGCACTTCATGAAAACCCGAAAGCATTCCGGAATTTACAACGTGGGAACAGGAACAGCCAGAACTTATGTCGATCTGGCCAAAGCAGTTTTCAAGGCAATGGACATGAAAGAAGACATTCGTTTTGTTGACACACCAGAGGATATCCGCGACAATTATCAATATTACACCTGTGCTAAAATTGAGAAATTGAGAAAAACCGGTTACAACAGACCGTTCACGAAGTTAGAAGATGCTATTGACGATTACATCAAATCTTATCTAACAGCAGAGTACTGCTATTAA
- the yaaA gene encoding peroxide stress protein YaaA: MLIVISPAKSLNFETKPATEKYSQPSFLRESRQIHKELKKLSPKELSELMSISDKLGELNFERNRKWKTPFTPENAKQAVLAFTGDVYQGMAAENFTEKDFEVAQDKIRILSGLYGVLKPLDLIQPYRLEMGTKFGVNGGNNLYDFWQEKITKAISKELKATGGPLINLASNEYFKAVDKKKINANIITPAFKDLKNGQYKMISFYAKKARGLMCRFIVQNRITNPEDLKAFDLDGYYFNNDLSKEKDWVFTRDH, encoded by the coding sequence ATGCTGATAGTTATTTCGCCCGCAAAATCGCTCAACTTTGAAACAAAACCGGCTACTGAAAAATATTCTCAACCTTCTTTTTTGAGAGAATCACGTCAGATTCATAAAGAGCTGAAAAAACTTTCCCCCAAAGAGTTGTCTGAGTTGATGAGCATTTCGGATAAGCTGGGTGAACTGAACTTTGAGCGCAACCGGAAATGGAAGACTCCTTTTACTCCCGAAAATGCAAAGCAAGCGGTGTTGGCTTTTACGGGAGATGTATATCAAGGGATGGCGGCTGAAAATTTTACAGAAAAGGACTTTGAGGTCGCTCAGGATAAAATCCGAATATTGTCGGGGCTTTATGGCGTGTTGAAACCCTTGGATCTCATTCAACCTTACCGGTTGGAAATGGGAACTAAATTTGGGGTTAATGGTGGAAATAACCTGTATGATTTTTGGCAAGAAAAGATCACAAAGGCAATCAGCAAGGAACTGAAAGCGACTGGAGGTCCATTGATTAATTTGGCTTCAAATGAATACTTCAAAGCGGTCGACAAGAAAAAAATTAATGCTAATATTATTACCCCGGCTTTTAAAGACCTGAAAAATGGGCAATACAAGATGATCTCGTTTTATGCCAAGAAAGCGCGTGGATTAATGTGCCGGTTTATCGTTCAAAATCGAATTACAAATCCGGAGGATTTAAAGGCTTTTGATTTGGATGGGTATTATTTCAATAATGACCTTTCGAAAGAAAAGGACTGGGTTTTTACTCGCGACCACTAA